The following are encoded in a window of Castanea sativa cultivar Marrone di Chiusa Pesio chromosome 9, ASM4071231v1 genomic DNA:
- the LOC142610110 gene encoding UPF0481 protein At3g47200-like, with product MAGISRREAGETSSRITDAHTNIFLSEATTLEEKIKTVMEARKKVTPSPTPKIQKVIFLLRDNKDFFQKHYEPRAVSLGPIHHGKEKYKLGEKYKLVLTYEFFNGSEEKIIEFYKNIEENINELKKCFEEEVIEDYDDEELIWLLLVDGCATLQYIYSAANHKFKDLKIKTDSVALTQQDLFLLENQLPYCLLKWLMNWSKNEFVLKKSIETYIDRHVNVPQPEDQPLILSCAWLSSLSWNWSRESENEKKQRGQSSNCCACLKGKGQQYSETEKEESDQWSISVDKHGDPIHLLDLLRTRLLHKHRQIKPKNPNGEMETCQSYRNVQELRAAGIHVERSKKKSCCLSDISFTTLGFLGLGYLWLPPLVVDDSTRPKFLNLIAYEMCVDFENDFGVTSYISFLDSLIVEPNDVKMLRKAGILHNFLGSDEEVAQLFNEIGTDLVPNNEIYSDVRSKIQRHYRNKWMTWIAQFFHDHFSSPWTFIAFVGALLALVLIVIQTKYAVNPSPGPCDSFCKNSTQT from the coding sequence ATGGCCGGAATTTCCAGAAGAGAAGCCGGTGAAACAAGCAGCCGCATCACTGATGCCCATACGAACATCTTTTTAAGCGAAGCTACTACCCTGGAGGAAAAGATTAAAACAGTAATGGAGGCAAGAAAAAAGGTGACACCATCCCCAACACCGAAGATACAAAAGGTTATATTCTTGCTGCGAGATAACAAGGATTTCTTCCAGAAGCACTATGAGCCAAGAGCAGTATCACTCGGTCCTATCCATCATGGTAAAGAGAAGTACAAGCTAGGAGAGAAGTACAAGCTTGTGTTGACATATGAGTTCTTTAACGGTAGCGAAGAGAAGATAATTGAATTTTACAAGAATATTGAAGAGAATATCAATGAACTGAAGAAGTGCTTCGAGGAGGAAGTGATCGAAGACTATGATGATGAAGAACTCATTTGGTTGCTGTTGGTGGACGGCTGCGCAACACTGCAATACATATACAGCGCAGCTAACCACAAGTTCAaagatttgaagataaaaaccGACAGTGTAGCCCTTACACAACAGGATTTGTTTTTGCTAGAGAACCAGCTTCCCTATTGTCTGCTCAAATGGTTGATGAACTGGAGTAAAAATGAATTCGTGTTGAAGAAATCTATCGAAACTTACATTGATAGGCACGTTAATGTACCACAACCGGAGGATCAGCCACTAATTCTCAGCTGCGCATGGCTGAGTTCGTTATCATGGAATTGGTCGCGAGAatcagaaaatgagaaaaaacaaagaggCCAGTCATCAAATTGCTGCGCATGCTTAAAAGGAAAGGGGCAACAATATTCAGAAACTGAGAAAGAAGAAAGCGACCAGTGGTCAATATCAGTGGATAAACATGGAGATCCCATCCATCTCCTCGATCTTCTGAGGACACGTCTCTTGCATAAGCATCGACAAATCAAGCCAAAGAATCCAAATGGTGAAATGGAAACTTGCCAATCCTATCGCAATGTGCAGGAGCTTCGAGCAGCAGGTATTCATGTGGAACgtagtaaaaagaaaagttgttgCTTGAGTGACATATCTTTTACTACACTcggttttttgggtttgggataCCTTTGGCTTCCTCCATTAGTTGTGGATGACTCAACAAGGCCTAAGTTCTTGAACTTGATAGCCTACGAAATGTGTGTGGATTTCGAAAATGATTTTGGGGTCACCTCTTACATATCCTTTCTCGATTCACTGATCGTTGAACCCAACGATGTTAAGATGCTAAGGAAAGCAGGGATACTCCACAACTTCCTTGGCAGCGACGAAGAAGTGGCTCAGCTCTTCAATGAGATTGGCACTGACTTGGTGCCTAACAATGAAATATACAGCGATGTCAGATCAAAAATTCAGAGGCACTACAGGAACAAGTGGATGACCTGGATCGCTCAATTCTTTCATGACCATTTCAGCAGCCCCTGGACTTTCATAGCTTTTGTTGGCGCATTGTTGGCACTCGTACTAATCGTCATTCAGACTAAGTATGCTGTCAACCCTTCTCCTGGACCTTGCGATAGCTTCTGCAAGAATTCCACACAAACCTAA